TCTTATATACTTTAATAAACGGATCCTCGAGAAGGAGGAAAACATACAACTCACTACGGATTTCTCTTGTTGGATAGGAATCGATAAATGAAAATCTTTGGTCTGGTTAATTAAATCTATTTGctatttatagtaaaaaaattacacgtttCAAACAGGTATGAGGTGTGAATCCACCTTGCAGAAAAAAGTACCTTAAAAACTTTCCAAAGGACTTGCGGCATTCTACATAAGTCAGTATATCCCTCATACTTTTTACGAAAAGAAATAATCATCATATAGCGGAAAGCGATACATGGTGAGTACAGTGAGacagtaattattattttataatttaaactcTTGACTCCTGcaatactaaatttttttatcaagcaTGCGCCCGTTGTCCATTCAAACCTCAATTTACTACGTCCTTGAGGGGAAGGTAATGCAGATCGTGTGGGGCAAGAGTCCGatgataataacaatttcttgtttttgtattttgatgCATATTGCAgacaaatttttgagatattcatTGATCGTGGGTAGACAATAGGTATGTCGGTAAGGATTAGATGCAAGAATTTTTATACAGAAATAGACAGTGGAGCATTTCGAAAGGTTGAATCATGCAGTCCATCCAGATTGGCGTCTTAGgttaaaaatatcacattaaCAAACCTACCAGAAAAAGTTCTAAACTCCGAGAAACGGaacgttaaaaattgcaaaggaACAAGGAAAGGCCAAAAGGAAAACTActagaaatatatttaattatcagATAATGAATTTGACTCTGAGGAAGAGTAAGTTagaatatattttgttaatatagTGTATTTTCCAGGAAATTTATAATAACTTATTAGACAAAAAATCTTTCAGTGCTTCGGCGGAAGGACTTGTGGACAAAGAACCATCGCTTGATGATTAAGTCGTGATTCATTTCCCGAATATCTTTTATTACAAAgctaaaataaactaaaaaagagGATAAAGGTGACTATGAAGTATCCTATCTCAAAAAAACGTGATTACTGACCTGGTCTCCACTAATCGAGACAACATTTGTGCGATTTCGCCATCACTAGTTGAGAGGAAAACGAAGAAACTGAGCAGATATTGGTTTGCCTGTATCTTTTAATCTTTGTTATACTCGATCTTAAATGTTtagtgaataaaattaatgtgaaaCAAACccccattttttcaattttctatttgtCTCACTATACCCACAAGTAGTACACAATgagacaaaattaacatgtctAAAAACGTGAACTTGTCCAAGATAAAAACTAAACATAATTCAATAACTACAGATGTTTCTTATATTAGACCCCCAGAagtttgtttcaaaataagtaaataaaaggggattcaaaattttcgtcTCACTGTGACTAACTTCCCTAACGTACTGTAGTACTACataatacataaagtactcacacggaaaagtcactaaatattgaaaattagcaACCAAACTTAAACAGTAATAAACTTATTGCGAACATataacctccgtaacttcagggACTGGTTATGTTTAAGTTTGAATGCTGATTTTTAACATCATTAACTTTTCTCCTTGTTTGCAAAGTTATAAttacatttcaaataaaaaatcattttcttatttaaagagATAAATCACTTATCACTTTGAATGTCCTTTAAAGCATATCCAACATTAATATCTACCCTTGCCACCTCGGAATCTTTCTTCTCTATGTTTCCCATCCCTATCTCTGTTGTGGTGTCTGTGTTTGTTTCTGTTAGGACTCCGACTCCTTTCTCTGTGCGGACGATCCCGTCTCTCATGTTCTTCTCGgtttctaaagaaaaaaatccctaataGTTACACATACACACCCAATTTCCTTTTGTCAAGACCTATCACGCCTATTATTAATAGGAGCAGGATCATCTCTTCTGTCACGATCATCTCTTAGAAAGTTATTTCTTAAGTCTTCGCGCACTGGACGCTCCCTTTCAAATCTCCTGTCATCCCTTGCTCTTTCCTGTGCAGCTTGAACAGCCTGAGGAGGAAATCTTTCCTGAAAAAATCGACTTAACACTTGGAAAGAGTTTTGATAAAGACTAAAAATCTCACTTCCAAATACTTTTGTATTTTCTGTTGTATGGGAACAGGTATTCTGGGAAAGAGGGTGGAAAACCACTCTAATTTAACGAGCCATTGGCGTAATATTTGACCCATGACCATAGTTTGACCACCACCTGCTTTCACGTCTAATTCCTGCAACTCATTAAAGGTTATCAATAAAAAGCTATTACCTATGCTTGGCACTGGGTCAGTAAAGTGGCCATATTAacttaaaatgacatgaaatattaatagttCAGAATGTTAATtccataatattttatgacattttacAGCCTCCAAACTGCACCTAGAATAAGAAGTAAAAGATAGGCACCACTCTACCTTCTGTACGCACCTCTTCATCCTCCAAGTAGTCCTCATACCACTCAAGTAAATTGCTTGGAGGGAGCACATATCTTATATACATGAAGCCCAGAGCTCTGAGATGAtattaaaatgtgttgtttattttgaagTGATATAAATGAAGTATTACCTGATGTAAGGTGAATCACAGTGAGTTATTAACCCATTGAGTTGCTTCCGGGTCAATTTAAGGGTAAATAGTTTATATAGTAGGCAGTAAGCTGTAGAAACTATACCTCCTGCACCTACCCCTCTGACACCTCCACACATTCCAGTTtgcccttaaatttttaattaaacaaaatttaatcctTGGGTATCAAATATTCCACTGAAGTATGTAAGGTGTTTCAGATTTTTGTAGCAAAGTTTTAACAGTTGAGTGAGTGAAAACTCTCTCTTGATGGCGAAagatttttagatttatgtttatataattttctgtattaatttgaaaagttccattAAATGGTGGAGCGTTGcttgaaaaaaactgaaacatcccttgtaaattaaaaagcaaCCTGATGTTCTTCGGGAACCCTTTTCCCATGGTTCTAAATGGCTCACTTTGTAATATATTTCATCAACAACTTCATGGTATGTCTTTAGTTCATATAAGTTAACTACAACATAAACTGGTTAGTACGCtgcaattttttacaaaaaaacacgCTCACCCTTGAAGTAATGAGAACTTTGTATGTTTGTGAGGATCAAAGGGTTCAAATTCATTGATCTTTCATTCCCATAGAGCGGGAGCACGTTGCTTTGCTTCTTGGCTACTGTGGGATCTATGGTAAAGAGAATAcgatcattttaaataacaataagtGATTTGGAGGAAATTAGGGCATTTTGTAGGtcgttttaaatgtttatatacCTTCGTCTCCACTGTTGTAATTTCTTTGGTCCATTTCTGCTTcacttcaaaaacaaatagattataaaattgttatatatccataaatgttgaaaatatgtaattcttctaatctattaaatttagagaaaattatAAAGGAAACTATAGGAATATGttactttttacttttctCTTTTCAAGAATGACACACAATTGACACTGACACTTTTTGGTTTGTGTTGTTTCGGTAATGGTCAACAACGCTTACTAACAATTGGAAACCTGCGCTTGAAGCATTTGTGGTTTGAGTAGCGAATATCTAATAGTTTAAGTGGTTCTACTATGGAAAATACTAAGTTTATGGGATGATACTCGTTTACCACagaaatttaagtttaatcttttaaataaatagtgaatttttcctttaaccCAATTTCCTCATCTCTATCAATCGCTTTTGAGAGCAGTAACAACTCCAATCTTTCGAATTTCAAACTGATGTGAAGTTAACATCCTATAGCAGCAACcgttttttctaaattctcTCGAATGCAACCAGCAGCTGTTCGGTATTGCCGGATCGCGCTAAACCACgacaaatatgttttaaaatagtgTCGAAGTGGAGGAATTAATTTGTTACgtattgaaatgaaaacatatttctaCTTCGTTGTCATTATATGACCTAAGACACAATAGGCAGTAcgaacataattttttctcaagaatattattgtaaaaaatattgtttgccATATCCCGCCAAAACGGTGAATAATGACTTTGAAGGTATTATTATCAACATAGTACTGGATACCACTTTACCTATTTTGAGTATCGAAATCATGTTATACATCCCCAACTATACAAAAGAATATtcgtaaaagaaaaattccaaattccatAACTATTTAATATGAcccttaaaaactaattttcaaatttttaccatatgttatttgaacaaatttattctttctaatataaataataataaataataagtaacattaccaattaattttttcactttataACATCATTTTCATTCGTACCTTTAAGACGATTTGGCAATACCGCACAGTTCCTAGTTGAGTTCGGGAATAGTCGGAAAAATGATTAGCGGAATGGAATACTGCTTCACA
The sequence above is a segment of the Euwallacea fornicatus isolate EFF26 chromosome 16, ASM4011564v1, whole genome shotgun sequence genome. Coding sequences within it:
- the LOC136344068 gene encoding pre-mRNA-splicing factor 38B-like; the protein is MDQRNYNSGDEDPTVAKKQSNVLPLYGNERSMNLNPLILTNIQSSHYFKVNLYELKTYHEVVDEIYYKVSHLEPWEKGSRRTSGQTGMCGGVRGVGAGGIVSTAYCLLYKLFTLKLTRKQLNGLITHCDSPYIRALGFMYIRYVLPPSNLLEWYEDYLEDEEELDVKAGGGQTMVMGQILRQWLVKLEWFSTLFPRIPVPIQQKIQKYLEERFPPQAVQAAQERARDDRRFERERPVREDLRNNFLRDDRDRRDDPAPINNRRDRNREEHERRDRPHRERSRSPNRNKHRHHNRDRDGKHREERFRGGKGRY